In Cynocephalus volans isolate mCynVol1 chromosome 16, mCynVol1.pri, whole genome shotgun sequence, the following proteins share a genomic window:
- the LOC134365007 gene encoding interferon alpha-4-like, which yields MALPFPLLMALLVLTCQANCSLGCDLPQTHSLGTRRALVLLGRMRRISPLSCLKDRNDFEFPQEDLDGHLLQKARAISVLHEMTQQSFNLFCTKGSSAAWDESLLDKLCTGLYQQLDDLEACLMPEVGVEETPLVNEDFALAVRKYFQRISLYLKEKRHSPCAWEVVRAEIVRSFSSSINMRGRLGRRQ from the coding sequence atggccttgccctttcctttactgatggccctgctggtgctcacCTGCCAGGCGAACTGCTCTCTGGGGTGTGATCTGCCTCAGacccacagcctggggaccaggagggccttggtactcctgggacgaatgaggagaatctcccctctgtcctgcctgaaggacagaaatgacttcgaattcccccaggaagacttggatggccacctgctgcagaaggcccgagccatctctgtcctccatgagatgacccagcagagcttcaacctcttctgcacaaagggctcatcggctgcttgggatgagagcctcttggacaaactctgcactggactctatcagcagctggacgacctggaagcctgtctgatgccggaggtgggggtggaagagactcccctggtgaacgaggacttcgcactggccgtgaggaaatacttccaaagaatcagtctctacctgaaagagaagaggcacagcccttgcgcctgggaggtcgtgagagcagaaatcgtgagatccttctcttcatcaataaacatgcggggaagattagggaggaggcaatga